The Christiangramia flava JLT2011 genome has a segment encoding these proteins:
- a CDS encoding DUF6090 family protein: MIKFFRNIRQRLLRESRFTRYLIYAIGEIILVVIGILIALGINSTYQDYKEDKNTQAILRQLQKELVTDIKDAKRINDLYIKNMSLAKDVLNDSLTIDELMDDPNRGFFFTQYVSFSYKTGSYNRIMQNTKVMPERYKVLLPFLDSIFVETKNTIDDYNESIKEEVMRTITDAFRLDSTEYRTALWKDPQKNAGDLLNDPFFKNRVFLYNLKLRNMASVSNEYRYQAISLYKRIDSLLGNEKTTYPTLLRTLPDEDWTSEYEGDYVSQTERDILTIRFLKEKVRLGF; encoded by the coding sequence ATGATCAAATTCTTTAGAAATATTCGGCAGCGGCTGCTTCGTGAAAGCAGATTCACTCGCTATTTAATCTATGCCATTGGTGAGATCATTCTGGTAGTCATAGGAATTTTGATTGCGCTGGGAATCAACAGTACCTATCAGGATTATAAAGAAGATAAAAATACCCAGGCTATTCTACGCCAATTGCAAAAAGAACTGGTGACCGATATAAAAGATGCTAAACGCATCAATGATCTGTATATCAAAAATATGAGTTTGGCTAAAGATGTTCTGAATGACTCCCTAACCATAGACGAACTTATGGATGATCCTAACCGCGGCTTCTTCTTTACACAGTATGTTTCCTTTAGTTATAAAACAGGAAGTTATAACCGGATCATGCAGAATACTAAAGTGATGCCAGAGCGTTATAAAGTTCTTCTCCCTTTTTTAGATTCCATTTTTGTGGAGACCAAAAACACCATTGATGACTACAACGAAAGTATTAAAGAAGAAGTTATGCGAACTATTACCGATGCTTTTAGGCTGGACTCCACCGAATATAGAACGGCATTATGGAAAGATCCACAGAAAAACGCCGGCGATTTGCTAAACGATCCTTTTTTTAAGAATAGAGTTTTCCTCTATAATTTAAAATTGAGGAATATGGCTTCTGTTTCTAATGAATACCGGTATCAGGCAATTTCCTTATACAAACGCATTGATTCTTTGTTAGGGAATGAAAAAACAACCTACCCTACACTTCTACGAACGCTGCCCGATGAGGATTGGACGTCAGAATACGAAGGAGACTATGTATCCCAAACTGAAAGAGACATTCTAACGATTAGGTTTCTTAAAGAAAAAGTTCGGCTTGGTTTCTAA
- a CDS encoding PepSY-like domain-containing protein, translating to MKNLTTLTLTVCGLLLLSACSSEEENATEDNLNAIAFTADAHVRTSSLPQSILEFITNNYPGLTIIEAEVEDNNNFEITLSDNTELIFDSQGNFLGEDRDEEDDFGDEDLEVSELPENILDFIDEHFPGVGIDEAERESNGHYEIELDNGIELIFDVNGNFLGIAHDENEDDDDQDDTDIHPDNLPQAIKDYISANYPEETIIEAEIEDDGSYEVTLDNGIELEFDEDGNFVSAEDGNGEDDDDQGEDEND from the coding sequence ATGAAAAACTTAACCACACTTACTTTAACTGTATGTGGGCTCCTTCTACTTTCAGCTTGTTCTTCCGAAGAGGAAAATGCCACTGAAGATAATTTGAATGCTATTGCATTTACAGCAGATGCTCACGTCAGAACTTCTTCACTACCCCAGAGCATTCTGGAATTTATTACCAACAACTATCCTGGCCTGACTATTATAGAAGCTGAAGTTGAGGATAATAATAATTTTGAAATTACCTTAAGTGACAATACTGAGTTAATATTTGATTCGCAAGGTAATTTTTTAGGTGAAGACCGAGATGAAGAAGATGATTTTGGAGATGAAGATTTGGAGGTATCCGAATTACCCGAGAACATACTGGATTTCATAGACGAGCACTTTCCAGGGGTTGGCATTGACGAGGCTGAAAGGGAAAGTAATGGGCATTATGAAATAGAATTGGACAATGGCATCGAATTAATTTTTGATGTCAATGGAAATTTTCTTGGAATCGCTCATGACGAGAATGAAGATGATGATGACCAGGATGACACGGATATCCATCCAGATAATTTACCTCAGGCAATTAAAGATTATATCAGTGCGAACTATCCTGAAGAGACCATTATTGAAGCAGAAATAGAAGATGATGGATCTTATGAAGTAACATTAGACAACGGTATAGAGCTTGAATTCGATGAGGATGGAAATTTCGTTAGCGCAGAAGATGGAAATGGAGAAGATGATGATGATCAAGGCGAAGATGAAAATGATTAA
- a CDS encoding DUF6090 family protein encodes MAKLFRHIREKLVRENRFTRYIVYAIGEIILVVIGILIALQINNWNEDRKEKIKEIKLLSALQEDFQTNQKNLQKALNSYPKIEHRLESQLTFLGNTNQLMNDSIKDFLSISGFYNTEIIESGLNVLLSSENLQLITKDSLKKHLTAYPSYISVFKKNEKETFDLVLNEHRPILEKHISLAELYRRNFQLDTSLSFITSDFDELIQDRNFQNVLVKEMIYIGFTVNQAIILLNKTEEILREINGELSKYQEE; translated from the coding sequence GTGGCTAAACTATTCCGACATATCCGCGAAAAATTAGTACGTGAGAACCGTTTCACACGTTATATAGTTTATGCAATAGGCGAAATCATTTTGGTGGTGATCGGGATTTTGATCGCGCTACAGATCAATAACTGGAACGAGGATCGAAAGGAAAAAATCAAAGAAATCAAGCTGCTTTCTGCATTACAGGAAGATTTCCAAACGAACCAAAAGAATCTCCAAAAAGCTTTAAATAGCTATCCGAAAATCGAACATCGACTGGAATCACAATTGACTTTCCTGGGAAATACCAACCAGTTGATGAATGATTCTATCAAGGATTTTTTATCTATTTCCGGGTTTTATAATACCGAAATTATTGAAAGTGGACTCAATGTTTTGCTGAGCTCTGAAAATCTCCAACTCATTACAAAAGATAGTCTTAAAAAGCATCTAACCGCCTATCCATCCTATATTTCAGTTTTTAAGAAGAATGAAAAAGAGACCTTTGATTTAGTTCTAAATGAACACCGTCCCATTCTAGAAAAGCATATTTCCCTTGCAGAACTGTATAGAAGAAACTTTCAACTCGATACATCCCTGAGTTTTATCACTTCTGATTTTGACGAATTAATACAAGATCGGAATTTTCAAAATGTGCTTGTCAAAGAAATGATTTACATCGGTTTCACTGTAAATCAAGCCATCATTCTTTTAAATAAAACCGAAGAAATCTTAAGGGAAATTAACGGTGAACTCTCAAAATACCAGGAGGAATGA
- a CDS encoding LTA synthase family protein translates to MSATEISSPESPNRLAQATAYFLKFSLLFLILLFISSVFEIILASSDHNLKSGILSLIKWASLENLAFWLRIALPAYLIFSLVYLVSRSLAFILSNLAIILFFSIHLLLIYYYNTTLVMLGGDIFGYSLAEITQTVGASGTLAIVPVMIFLVFISLVIAGILFIRKRIFFPPVIGLLVPVLSAAYIFVGWDENVQPKLETDFETKLAENKSEHFYNAAYRHFEPEIYETDIYAESYVKNYLAGDDVLEPVEYVDEFNYPFLRKSTGHDVLGPYFETKQKKPNLVFILVEGLGRAFTNKNAELGNFTPFLDELSDKSLYWPNFLSGGGRTFAVLPSIFGSLPFGKTGFMELDQMPSELSLFNVLQKNDYQTAFYYGGNSTFDNMNRYLKANEVNRILDEPTFPEAYQKIPPSAGGFTWGYGDKELYRYYLNTVADDTTAAPYLNVILTVSTHDPFSVNDQDRYNERFEQRLEEIGFRDELKEEYSKYKKQYASILFMDDAIKEFFETYSKRADFNNTIFFITGDHRIPEIPMTSKIDRYHVPLMVYSPMLKRTAQIESISSHFDITPSVLAFMHEQYGIQTPSENAFVGQGLDTLRNFRNIHPIALKQTKTDFRDFVMGNYHLNGNSLYEIQPDMKEIPVNNPEKKAALQNAFDQFRRKNEQIIEGKKLIPDSLKVYGS, encoded by the coding sequence ATGAGTGCGACCGAAATATCGAGCCCCGAGTCTCCAAACCGTCTGGCCCAGGCAACAGCGTATTTCCTGAAGTTTTCCCTGTTATTTCTAATATTGCTTTTCATCAGCTCTGTTTTTGAAATAATCCTGGCTTCTTCAGATCATAACCTGAAATCAGGAATTTTGAGCCTGATAAAATGGGCCAGCCTGGAAAACCTGGCTTTCTGGTTGCGAATTGCGCTGCCAGCTTACCTCATTTTCAGTCTTGTTTACCTGGTGTCCAGAAGTCTCGCATTCATTTTATCCAACCTCGCGATCATCCTTTTCTTCAGCATTCATTTGCTGTTGATCTATTATTACAACACGACGCTGGTGATGCTGGGGGGCGATATTTTTGGGTATTCATTGGCAGAAATCACTCAAACAGTAGGAGCCAGTGGAACCCTCGCCATTGTGCCGGTCATGATATTCCTGGTATTTATATCGCTGGTCATCGCTGGAATTTTATTTATTCGGAAAAGGATTTTCTTTCCGCCGGTGATTGGTTTACTGGTTCCGGTACTTTCCGCAGCCTATATTTTCGTGGGATGGGATGAAAATGTCCAACCGAAACTGGAAACCGATTTTGAGACGAAACTTGCCGAAAATAAATCGGAACACTTCTATAATGCTGCGTATCGGCATTTTGAGCCCGAGATTTATGAAACCGATATTTATGCCGAGAGCTATGTGAAAAATTACCTCGCGGGAGATGATGTGCTCGAACCGGTGGAGTATGTAGATGAATTCAATTATCCATTTCTGCGGAAGTCTACCGGCCATGACGTCCTGGGACCTTATTTTGAAACAAAGCAAAAAAAGCCAAATCTCGTATTTATTTTAGTGGAAGGTCTGGGCCGCGCGTTCACCAATAAGAATGCGGAACTGGGGAATTTTACGCCTTTCCTGGATGAACTTTCAGATAAAAGTTTGTACTGGCCAAATTTCCTGAGTGGGGGAGGACGTACATTTGCCGTATTGCCTTCCATTTTTGGTTCGCTGCCTTTCGGGAAGACCGGCTTTATGGAGCTGGATCAAATGCCTTCCGAATTATCGCTTTTCAATGTGCTTCAGAAGAATGATTACCAGACGGCTTTTTACTACGGAGGAAACTCCACTTTTGATAATATGAATCGTTACCTGAAAGCGAATGAGGTCAATAGAATCCTGGATGAACCCACTTTCCCTGAGGCTTATCAAAAAATACCACCATCGGCCGGAGGCTTTACCTGGGGTTATGGCGATAAGGAACTATACCGATATTACCTGAACACGGTTGCAGATGATACGACTGCTGCACCTTATTTAAATGTGATCCTGACGGTTTCCACGCACGATCCTTTCAGCGTGAACGACCAGGATCGCTATAATGAGCGTTTTGAGCAGCGGCTGGAGGAGATCGGTTTCCGCGATGAGCTGAAGGAAGAATATTCAAAATATAAAAAGCAATATGCCAGTATCCTGTTCATGGACGATGCGATAAAAGAATTCTTTGAAACCTATTCCAAAAGGGCCGATTTCAATAATACTATTTTCTTCATCACGGGCGATCACCGTATTCCAGAGATTCCCATGACTTCCAAGATTGACCGTTATCATGTGCCTTTGATGGTGTATTCACCTATGTTGAAACGTACGGCCCAGATCGAGTCGATTTCTTCTCATTTTGATATTACCCCGAGCGTTCTTGCTTTTATGCATGAGCAATATGGCATTCAAACTCCTTCGGAAAATGCCTTTGTAGGGCAAGGTTTGGATACGCTTAGGAACTTCAGAAATATTCATCCTATTGCCCTGAAGCAAACCAAAACCGATTTTCGGGATTTCGTTATGGGGAATTATCACCTCAATGGCAATTCTTTATATGAAATTCAGCCTGATATGAAAGAGATTCCGGTAAATAATCCTGAAAAGAAAGCGGCACTTCAGAACGCGTTTGACCAGTTCCGAAGAAAGAACGAACAGATCATTGAAGGAAAGAAACTGATTCCCGATTCGTTAAAAGTATACGGGTCTTAA
- a CDS encoding YaiO family outer membrane beta-barrel protein: protein MLVFCLSFSLHAQQEMTSDELFQKARTEAFDNDNYPEAIRLSRLALEKSPDYTDIRIFLGRLYTWSDQPELARQEFEEVLAKNPGHEDGSFAYGSLEYWNDQSDKALQIVNNGLEVHPKSQNLLLLKAKVLKDLKRFPEANTTVNQLLKINPKLTEARSLLQSIKNVSANNEIGIDYEYTYFDKRFEDPWHLAGIDYSRATKIGTIIGRFNYGNRFTNSGSQFIVEAYPSISETFYAYVSGGVMISGSIFPDYRAGFSLYANLPASFEGEVGFRMLNFGGDNTWIYTASVGKYVSNFWFNLRTYQTPSNDRVSQSYSLTTRYYFGGADDFLSLRLGTGISPDNESNNILYNDGNPYNLKSHNVTLDYRFTVKNSNIFFISGSLQNQEYQQNTRGNQISGSLGYIKRF, encoded by the coding sequence ATGCTGGTATTTTGTCTGAGCTTCAGCCTCCATGCCCAGCAGGAAATGACCAGTGATGAACTATTTCAGAAAGCCCGTACAGAGGCCTTCGATAATGATAATTACCCGGAAGCGATCAGGCTCTCCAGGCTGGCGCTGGAAAAAAGCCCCGATTATACGGATATTCGCATTTTTCTCGGGCGACTTTACACCTGGAGCGATCAACCCGAACTGGCACGACAGGAATTTGAAGAGGTGCTCGCCAAAAACCCGGGACATGAAGATGGCAGTTTTGCCTACGGGAGCCTGGAATACTGGAACGACCAGTCTGATAAAGCACTGCAAATCGTGAATAACGGACTGGAGGTTCATCCAAAATCACAAAATTTACTGCTACTGAAGGCCAAAGTCCTGAAAGACCTGAAAAGATTTCCGGAGGCAAACACCACGGTGAACCAACTTTTAAAGATCAATCCCAAGCTCACAGAAGCCCGTTCCCTGCTACAATCCATAAAAAATGTATCGGCCAATAACGAAATTGGGATCGATTACGAATACACTTATTTTGACAAGCGATTTGAAGACCCATGGCACCTTGCCGGAATTGATTATTCCAGGGCTACCAAAATTGGAACGATCATAGGTCGGTTCAATTACGGGAACAGGTTTACCAACAGTGGTTCGCAGTTCATCGTGGAAGCATACCCCAGTATTTCTGAAACTTTTTACGCCTACGTGAGTGGTGGGGTAATGATCTCTGGCAGTATTTTTCCAGATTATCGTGCTGGCTTCTCGCTTTACGCGAATTTACCGGCTTCCTTTGAAGGGGAAGTAGGTTTCAGGATGTTGAATTTCGGCGGAGACAATACCTGGATCTACACGGCTTCAGTAGGTAAATATGTGAGCAATTTCTGGTTCAATTTAAGAACGTATCAAACCCCATCTAACGACCGGGTTTCACAATCTTATTCGTTAACTACCAGGTATTATTTTGGCGGGGCTGATGATTTTCTGAGCCTGCGTCTGGGCACCGGAATTTCACCAGATAATGAATCGAATAACATTTTATACAACGACGGAAATCCCTACAACCTGAAATCGCATAATGTCACTTTGGATTACCGCTTTACAGTGAAAAATTCCAATATTTTCTTTATTTCGGGAAGTTTACAGAACCAGGAATATCAGCAGAATACGCGCGGCAACCAGATCTCCGGAAGCCTTGGTTATATAAAAAGGTTCTAG
- a CDS encoding DUF6090 family protein yields MIHFFRRYRQSLFKGNRFTRYLVYALGEIVLVVIGIMIAIQLNEWNANRKLQNENYLYIRKMIGDLKATQSRLDLLLHQNDPVWPSFKQAVKNADTLLKLSYAGFSEEDIDFIGKTTAFQGGSMLNITDNTYQELMGTGKLYTLGSDSLVASIVRYYTICEREEIYNISNRDLLWHGLQVSEKGFGKMKMDYELATNFELSDYPFYFDPKSEEYHNYQITLRYLLLGQRINMSKIEMLIRETETLQLQLKHALP; encoded by the coding sequence ATGATACACTTCTTTCGCCGTTATCGGCAAAGTTTGTTTAAAGGTAACCGTTTCACCCGCTACCTGGTCTATGCTTTGGGGGAAATTGTGCTGGTGGTGATTGGGATTATGATCGCTATCCAGTTAAATGAATGGAACGCCAATCGGAAGCTTCAAAATGAGAATTATTTATATATCCGGAAAATGATTGGGGACCTTAAGGCCACACAATCACGCCTGGACTTACTGCTCCACCAAAACGATCCCGTATGGCCAAGTTTTAAGCAGGCCGTAAAAAATGCCGACACGCTTCTTAAACTAAGTTATGCCGGGTTTTCGGAAGAGGATATTGATTTCATCGGTAAAACAACAGCTTTTCAGGGCGGTTCCATGCTGAATATTACTGATAACACCTATCAGGAATTAATGGGCACAGGAAAACTCTATACGTTAGGATCAGATTCTCTCGTTGCTTCTATAGTTCGATATTACACCATTTGTGAACGGGAGGAAATCTATAATATCAGCAACCGTGATTTGCTGTGGCATGGGCTTCAGGTTTCTGAAAAAGGCTTCGGAAAGATGAAAATGGATTATGAATTAGCCACTAATTTTGAGCTGTCAGATTATCCATTTTATTTCGATCCGAAATCTGAAGAATACCATAATTACCAGATAACCTTGAGATATTTATTATTAGGCCAGCGTATCAATATGTCAAAAATTGAAATGTTGATCAGAGAAACTGAAACCCTCCAGCTCCAATTAAAGCATGCCTTGCCCTAG
- a CDS encoding response regulator yields the protein MKQALVIQEDIIILKILERLVKLNKFDCKAIRSLDDLTIEDQQQNFDVIITDILFEGIAPLEFVVQVQEVILHKNLIVVTNMGQDKIKKEIFALSGIAGFYAVPLDLDEIEAIIQTY from the coding sequence ATGAAGCAAGCCTTGGTGATCCAAGAAGATATCATAATTCTGAAGATTCTGGAGCGACTGGTAAAGCTGAATAAGTTTGATTGTAAGGCGATACGCTCGCTGGATGATTTAACGATTGAAGACCAGCAGCAGAATTTTGATGTGATCATTACAGATATCCTGTTCGAGGGAATTGCGCCGTTGGAGTTTGTGGTTCAGGTACAGGAAGTTATTTTGCACAAGAATCTTATCGTGGTGACCAATATGGGTCAGGATAAGATCAAAAAGGAGATATTCGCGTTAAGCGGTATTGCCGGTTTCTATGCCGTGCCCCTGGATTTAGACGAAATCGAAGCGATAATACAAACCTACTGA
- a CDS encoding site-specific integrase, whose amino-acid sequence MPNYTTFSVLFFVRKHHDETKKLFIYARITVDGKRSEISLKRSIPVNQWDASKGRARGTSPKSRILNQYLDQVYNKLLDCHKQLSSENKVISAQSIKARFYGKDDQQKTLLELMDYHNSHMKNVLKPGTLKNYYTTETYLKEFLNKQMSCNDINLRQINYRFVTDFEQFLRKYSARVSRKTCGNNGTMKHLERLKKMLNLAIKLEWLMKNPFDKFKFRFEKNERQYLTKRELQILETTEFTRSSLQKVKDIFVFSCYTGLSYVDIKELTIHRLVKGIDGSNWIYTKREKTDEAVKVPLLPQAELLLNKYRNQITSDDYLFPVCSNQKINKYLKEIMLQLKIKKTITFHSARHTFATTVTLSNGVPIETVSKLLGHSKLSTTQIYARVIDSKISNDMECLKKKLMN is encoded by the coding sequence ATGCCTAATTACACTACCTTTTCCGTATTATTCTTTGTCCGAAAACATCATGATGAGACTAAGAAATTATTTATCTACGCCCGGATTACTGTTGATGGAAAACGTTCCGAAATCAGTTTAAAAAGATCTATTCCGGTGAATCAATGGGACGCCTCAAAAGGACGCGCGAGAGGAACTTCTCCAAAATCCCGCATTTTAAACCAGTATCTGGACCAGGTTTACAATAAATTATTAGACTGTCATAAACAGTTGTCTTCTGAGAATAAAGTAATCTCCGCTCAGAGTATCAAAGCTCGTTTCTATGGGAAGGATGATCAGCAGAAAACCTTATTGGAGCTTATGGATTATCATAATTCTCACATGAAAAATGTGTTGAAGCCCGGAACTCTTAAAAACTATTATACAACTGAAACCTATTTAAAAGAGTTTTTAAATAAGCAAATGAGCTGCAATGATATTAACCTCAGACAGATTAATTACCGGTTTGTAACCGACTTTGAACAGTTCTTACGCAAGTATTCTGCAAGGGTCTCCAGAAAGACTTGTGGCAATAATGGTACTATGAAGCATTTGGAACGTTTAAAAAAAATGCTCAATCTGGCCATTAAACTGGAATGGCTGATGAAAAATCCTTTTGACAAATTTAAATTCCGCTTTGAAAAGAATGAACGGCAGTATCTAACTAAGCGTGAGCTTCAAATATTAGAGACTACCGAGTTTACCAGAAGTAGTTTGCAAAAAGTTAAAGATATTTTTGTTTTCTCATGCTATACGGGTCTTTCCTACGTAGATATTAAAGAGCTAACCATTCATCGGCTCGTAAAGGGAATTGACGGCAGTAATTGGATCTATACCAAACGAGAGAAAACAGATGAAGCTGTGAAGGTACCATTACTCCCTCAGGCAGAACTTTTATTAAATAAATACAGGAATCAAATTACTTCCGATGATTATTTGTTTCCAGTATGTTCTAATCAAAAGATCAATAAATATTTAAAGGAGATTATGCTGCAATTGAAAATAAAAAAGACCATAACCTTTCATTCTGCCAGGCATACTTTTGCCACCACGGTAACTTTATCTAATGGAGTGCCTATTGAAACTGTTTCCAAGCTATTAGGACATTCCAAATTATCCACTACCCAGATCTATGCCAGGGTGATTGATTCTAAAATATCCAATGATATGGAATGTTTAAAAAAAAAATTAATGAATTGA
- a CDS encoding aldo/keto reductase → MKFPITDISGKIELSNGQKMPYLGLGVYKAKSGSEVYDAVTSALENGYRLIDTATFYGNEESVGKAIRESGISREEIFVTTKLWIDDQGPKTAEAFNRSFEKLDIGYVDLYLIHWPVPGKYLESWKVLQEIYDNGMAKAIGASNCMIHHLESLQKAGMKPMLVQNEFHPRLIQLDILNYCHEQHIVYQAWSPLMRGQLLDHDILKEIGQKYGKSVAQVLIRWDLQKGVCSIPKSVHAARIRENAEIFDFELTSEEIQQIDNLDRNKRTGAHPDHFMEHFN, encoded by the coding sequence ATGAAATTTCCAATTACTGATATTTCAGGAAAAATAGAACTTTCCAACGGACAAAAGATGCCTTATCTCGGCCTCGGGGTGTACAAAGCAAAGAGCGGTTCAGAAGTATATGACGCCGTTACATCCGCGCTGGAAAACGGTTACCGACTTATTGATACTGCGACCTTCTACGGAAACGAGGAAAGTGTGGGGAAAGCTATTAGAGAAAGCGGGATTTCCCGGGAGGAGATTTTCGTGACCACCAAACTCTGGATCGATGACCAGGGACCTAAAACCGCCGAAGCCTTCAATCGTTCTTTTGAAAAATTGGATATCGGGTATGTAGACCTGTACCTGATCCACTGGCCAGTTCCAGGAAAATACCTTGAAAGCTGGAAAGTATTGCAGGAGATCTATGACAACGGAATGGCAAAAGCTATTGGTGCCAGCAATTGCATGATTCATCATTTGGAGAGTCTTCAAAAAGCAGGAATGAAACCGATGCTGGTTCAAAACGAATTTCATCCGCGGTTGATTCAGCTGGATATTTTGAATTACTGCCACGAGCAACATATTGTTTACCAGGCGTGGTCGCCACTCATGCGCGGCCAGCTTCTCGATCATGATATCTTAAAGGAGATAGGGCAAAAATATGGGAAATCGGTAGCCCAGGTTCTGATCAGGTGGGACTTGCAGAAAGGGGTTTGCAGTATTCCGAAAAGTGTACACGCCGCAAGAATCAGGGAAAATGCAGAAATTTTTGATTTTGAACTCACTTCAGAAGAAATTCAGCAGATCGATAATCTGGACCGTAACAAAAGAACCGGCGCCCATCCAGATCATTTCATGGAACATTTTAACTAA
- a CDS encoding glycosyltransferase family 2 protein: MWNSAESFFGSYFIYWISVFLFLSYGASLLTLYLLGILLARRSIKRTKQRSIFLQSDDIVSATDIPSVTIIAPAYNEGKTIVENVRSLLSMQYPYYELLLVNDGSKDDSLQLLIDEFQLEKHDASFITQPIPTASVNHIYRSKLKKFTHLTVIDKNNGGKADAINAGVNFANTELVIFTDVDCIIEQDAILKMVRPYLEEDDKEIIACGGGIGIANDSEIRNGILTELKLPNNLIPLTQVVEYIRAFLLGRMAWSEINGLMLVSGAFGMYPRKRVIEVGGFNPNTVGEDLELCIRLRMHMEEKKIPYKVVYLPETLCWTEGPPDVKVLTLQRDRWARGLWETISLHRHLLFNSKYRQMGWLYYPYWVIFEFSAPIVETMGVLCLIAFSLLGWVNWPNAILLFLAAYLVGCLFSTIAIFMYVKSFNHYQKPKQIVLLLLAAYLEPFLYHPVLVFGQMKGYYKKFFDIKTGWGKMTRKGFKVAEDVTQQMRSKTG, from the coding sequence ATGTGGAATAGCGCGGAAAGTTTCTTCGGAAGTTATTTCATCTACTGGATCAGTGTGTTCCTTTTCCTGAGCTATGGAGCCTCCTTGCTTACGCTTTATCTGCTGGGAATTCTACTGGCACGACGTTCGATCAAAAGAACCAAGCAGCGGTCAATCTTCCTGCAGTCTGACGATATTGTAAGTGCAACTGATATTCCTTCGGTGACCATTATCGCCCCAGCTTATAACGAAGGAAAGACCATCGTGGAAAATGTGCGTTCGCTGCTTTCCATGCAGTATCCTTATTATGAATTACTTCTCGTAAACGATGGAAGTAAGGATGATTCACTTCAGCTGCTCATCGACGAGTTCCAGTTGGAAAAACACGATGCCTCTTTCATAACGCAGCCTATTCCGACGGCTTCCGTAAACCATATTTATAGAAGTAAACTGAAGAAATTCACACATTTAACAGTTATTGATAAAAATAACGGTGGAAAAGCTGACGCTATTAACGCCGGGGTCAACTTTGCTAATACCGAACTGGTGATCTTTACAGATGTGGATTGTATCATCGAGCAGGACGCGATCCTGAAAATGGTTCGCCCGTACTTGGAGGAAGACGACAAGGAGATCATCGCCTGTGGAGGCGGGATCGGGATCGCCAATGATTCGGAAATTCGCAATGGGATACTTACAGAACTTAAATTACCAAATAACCTGATTCCGCTTACACAGGTCGTGGAGTACATCAGGGCTTTTTTGCTGGGACGAATGGCCTGGAGTGAGATCAACGGTCTCATGCTCGTTTCGGGCGCCTTTGGAATGTATCCCCGGAAAAGAGTGATCGAAGTAGGAGGTTTCAACCCAAATACAGTAGGGGAAGATTTGGAGCTGTGTATCAGGCTGCGGATGCATATGGAAGAAAAGAAAATACCGTATAAGGTAGTGTATCTTCCGGAAACCCTTTGCTGGACAGAGGGCCCGCCAGATGTAAAAGTTTTGACCTTACAGCGAGACCGGTGGGCGAGGGGACTTTGGGAAACCATCAGCCTGCATCGCCACTTGCTTTTCAACAGCAAATATCGCCAGATGGGCTGGCTATATTATCCCTACTGGGTCATTTTTGAATTTAGCGCGCCTATTGTGGAAACGATGGGTGTTCTTTGCCTGATTGCCTTTTCCTTGCTCGGTTGGGTAAACTGGCCAAATGCGATCCTGTTATTTTTGGCAGCTTACCTGGTAGGATGCCTGTTTTCAACGATCGCGATTTTCATGTATGTGAAAAGTTTCAATCACTATCAGAAACCCAAACAAATCGTCCTGTTATTGCTGGCCGCCTATCTGGAACCATTTCTTTATCATCCGGTGCTGGTCTTCGGTCAAATGAAGGGATATTATAAAAAATTCTTCGATATCAAGACCGGTTGGGGTAAGATGACGCGGAAAGGCTTTAAGGTCGCGGAAGACGTTACCCAGCAAATGCGTTCGAAAACCGGATAA